The Bdellovibrio bacteriovorus W nucleotide sequence CTGCTTTCATTTGATGGGTGATCCTTTAGTTCACCCGAAGCTCTCTGAATTGATTGGTATTTGTGAAGAGAATCAGGTGAAGATCTTCTTTGTCACAAATGGTGTATTGCTGCGAGAAAAACAGGTAGAGCTTTTGTTAAACCCAACTATTCGACAGGTGAATTTTTCTCTGCATAGCTTCCATGATAATTTTGGTGATAAAGATCCTACGGCGTATCTTTCGCGTATTTTTAGTTTTACAGAGCGGGCGTTTATTGAGCGACCTGAATTGTATATTAATTATCGCCTTTGGAATTTAAATGATCCAAGAGGGACTGCGACTAATAATAAAAGCATGTTGCATAGAATTGCCGAACACTTTGGTGTTGAGCTTCCTCAAGAGTTCGATGTGCGCCGTAAAAAGAGTATTCTTATCAAGAATCGTCTCTATCTTCACTTTGACACGGAATTTGTCTGGCCGGACTTGGCGCTTCCCGTTTTGGGAACGAAGGGAACTTGTTATGGGTTGGACTCCCACTTTGGAATTCTTGCTGATGGTACAGTAGTGCCTTGTTGTCTAGATAAGGAAGCGGCGATTCCATTGGGAAAAGTCCAAGAGAGCTCTATTGTAGACATTCTCGACAACCCAAGATCGCAGGCAATCCTCAAGGGATTTCGCGAGCGCAGGCTCGTAGAGAGCCTGTGCCAGCGTTGTCAGTATATCGAACGATTTCAGTGAGTAGAGTTTAAAATTATCTACTAGATGGCCAGTGGAAGTTGGGTCTCGTAGAGATATTCTTCCTCTGGGTTGATTGGAAGTTCTGGGGCTAGATTATTACCTTTTTCCATTCCGTAGAGAACATCATCAATCATCACAAAACCATGATCATGGTAGGAATTAGATTTGTGCACCCAGTGAATGATCGCTCCGTCTGGTGAAGCACGGTATTTTCCGTTAGAAGCTTTTGCCGTGATATAATCACCACAAGCTTGCACGCGTGATCCTGGAGTAAGAGCCTCTGTTGGGATTTTACCGAAAGACTGGTTATAGATAATCTCGATAGTTTCGCGAGGGTTTTCACCGAGGATCACCTGAAAATGTCTGTGGCCTGTTTTGTCTTTATAGACCTTGCCAAGAATACCTTCAACGTTGCCACGATTCTTATAGGCATTTTTAGAATTAAATTTCCAATTCAGAACTTGCTCGTTATTGATAGGCAGGGGTTGTCCCTTGGCCATGCAGAGTGGAGACTCTGCTTGAGCGGTAAGGGTAAAAAAACACAGAAGAAGCGCCACAAAACCAAAAGCTGAACGATGCATGAAGTGTCCTTAGGTAAGGTTGTTACCAAATTTTTCATGAAAGAAAATAGAAAGTCATAGAAATAATCTCAGACGCCACTAGTCCAAACGAAAAAACAACAAATAGGGGCTGATTGAAATAGAAAAGCCCTTGGGGGGAGAGCTTTGACAGGGTTATGCGGAGGCTTTTTCTTTCGTGTCTGTGCTAGATTCTTGTCTTTTACTCAGTCAAAAATGGGACGCGAAAATAGAAAGCCCGATCTGTTATGAGATAGGGCTTTCTATGTGTGAAAGCTATTCTTTCCGATTAGTTCATGGCATTGGCGTGAAAGCGGATGTGCTCTTCAATAAAAGTCGCAATAAAATAGTAGCTATGGTCATAGCCTTCAGCCATCACTACTTTAGTAGATTGCTGCTGGTCTTGAGCGGTTTGGCTCCAGTTCGCAGTTAAGAGTTGCCCAGACTTTAAGAAGTCATCTTCACTTCCTTGATGAATAAGAATGGAATGAGGGTGTTTCTTTCCAGCCTTCAGTAATTCGCAGGCATCATAATTAGCCCAAGCTTCTTTGTTTTCTCCTAAGTATCCCGTGAAAGCCTTAGTTCCCCAAGGACACTGCATAGGGTTTACGATAGGTGAAAACGCCGAGATCGCTTTAAACTTTTCTGCTTCTTTGAGGCCCATGATTAAAGCGCCATGACCGCCCATAGAGTGGCCTGTGATAGAAATATTTTTGCATTTGAAATGGTTTAAAATAATATTGTAAAGC carries:
- a CDS encoding Radical SAM domain protein (COG0535 Predicted Fe-S oxidoreductases), translating into MNIEISNVCNLQCSFCPEVIRSKKLMDLDLFRNIIQQVAPLTEQVCFHLMGDPLVHPKLSELIGICEENQVKIFFVTNGVLLREKQVELLLNPTIRQVNFSLHSFHDNFGDKDPTAYLSRIFSFTERAFIERPELYINYRLWNLNDPRGTATNNKSMLHRIAEHFGVELPQEFDVRRKKSILIKNRLYLHFDTEFVWPDLALPVLGTKGTCYGLDSHFGILADGTVVPCCLDKEAAIPLGKVQESSIVDILDNPRSQAILKGFRERRLVESLCQRCQYIERFQ
- a CDS encoding hypothetical protein (COG0503 Adenine/guanine phosphoribosyltransferases and related PRPP-binding proteins), giving the protein MHRSAFGFVALLLCFFTLTAQAESPLCMAKGQPLPINNEQVLNWKFNSKNAYKNRGNVEGILGKVYKDKTGHRHFQVILGENPRETIEIIYNQSFGKIPTEALTPGSRVQACGDYITAKASNGKYRASPDGAIIHWVHKSNSYHDHGFVMIDDVLYGMEKGNNLAPELPINPEEEYLYETQLPLAI
- a CDS encoding esterase D (COG0627 Predicted esterase), which produces MNLLKTHKTFNGRTQFWSHNSETTKTEMKFSTFIPDGEVKGCIIWLSGLTCTDENFITKAGAQKYLAEENLMVICPDTSPRGLQLPQEHDSYDFGSGAGFYVNATTEGYRDHYRMYDYVTVELYNIILNHFKCKNISITGHSMGGHGALIMGLKEAEKFKAISAFSPIVNPMQCPWGTKAFTGYLGENKEAWANYDACELLKAGKKHPHSILIHQGSEDDFLKSGQLLTANWSQTAQDQQQSTKVVMAEGYDHSYYFIATFIEEHIRFHANAMN